Proteins encoded in a region of the Roseomonas haemaphysalidis genome:
- a CDS encoding Zn-dependent hydrolase codes for MGVPRAMSAALFAEADAPGRALAEELFAALRQAGDDGVGITRDSFGVGESQALDIIQAAAERHGLPAARDAGANLVVTLAGTDPSLPVLACGSHLDSVPQGGNFDGAAGVIAGLMALVRIAASGRPPRRGLHLYALRGEESAAFGRAYMGSSALFGQLSAADLALPHAKTGRSLHDCMAGVGADMARISRGEPLLDPASLAGWLELHIEQGPVMVARGLPVSVVTGIRGNVRHRAVTCHGEAGHSGAVPRWLRKDAAFGAVELLHRLDGHWQALLGQGHDLVVTTGVLGTDPAEHAIARIPGLLRFSFEVRSQSQATLDAFYDLFLEECRAIEAERGVRFSMERRLDTAPAVMDPGLVERLRRVIRDLGLPDEPMASGAGHDSAVFSNAGVPSAMLFVRNEHGSHNPREAMEMADFMAGAEVLWRVLAEAAA; via the coding sequence ATGGGTGTCCCCCGCGCCATGAGCGCCGCCCTGTTCGCCGAGGCCGACGCGCCCGGCCGCGCCCTGGCGGAAGAGCTGTTCGCCGCGCTGCGCCAGGCGGGCGACGACGGCGTCGGCATCACCCGTGACAGCTTCGGCGTCGGCGAAAGCCAGGCGCTGGACATCATTCAGGCGGCGGCGGAACGCCACGGGTTGCCCGCCGCGCGCGACGCCGGCGCCAACCTGGTGGTGACGCTGGCCGGCACTGACCCGTCCCTGCCCGTGCTGGCCTGCGGCTCGCACCTCGATTCCGTGCCGCAGGGCGGCAATTTCGATGGCGCCGCCGGGGTGATCGCGGGGCTGATGGCGCTGGTCCGCATCGCCGCGTCCGGCCGCCCACCCCGGCGGGGCCTCCACCTTTATGCCTTGCGGGGTGAGGAAAGCGCCGCCTTCGGGCGGGCCTACATGGGCTCCTCCGCCCTGTTCGGGCAGTTGTCGGCGGCCGACCTCGCCCTGCCGCACGCCAAAACCGGGCGAAGCCTGCACGACTGTATGGCCGGCGTCGGCGCCGACATGGCGCGCATTTCGCGCGGGGAGCCGCTGCTGGACCCCGCCTCCCTCGCCGGCTGGCTGGAGCTGCATATCGAGCAGGGGCCGGTCATGGTGGCGCGCGGCCTGCCGGTGTCGGTGGTCACCGGCATTCGCGGCAACGTGCGGCACCGCGCCGTCACCTGCCATGGCGAGGCCGGCCATTCCGGCGCCGTGCCACGATGGCTGCGCAAGGACGCCGCCTTTGGCGCGGTGGAGCTGTTGCACCGGCTGGATGGCCACTGGCAGGCGCTGCTGGGCCAGGGCCACGACCTGGTGGTGACCACGGGGGTGCTGGGCACCGACCCGGCGGAGCACGCCATCGCCCGCATCCCCGGCCTGCTGCGCTTTTCCTTCGAGGTGCGCAGCCAATCCCAGGCCACGCTGGACGCCTTTTATGACCTGTTCCTGGAGGAATGCCGCGCCATCGAGGCCGAGCGCGGCGTGCGTTTCTCCATGGAGCGGCGGCTGGACACGGCGCCCGCCGTGATGGACCCGGGGCTGGTGGAGCGGCTGCGCCGCGTGATCCGCGACCTCGGCCTGCCGGACGAGCCGATGGCCAGCGGCGCGGGGCATGATTCGGCGGTGTTCAGCAATGCCGGCGTGCCCAGCGCCATGCTGTTCGTCCGCAACGAGCACGGCTCCCACAACCCGCGCGAGGCGATGGAGATGGCCGACTTCATGGCCGGTGCCGAGGTGTTGTGGCGCGTCCTGGCCGAGGCCGCCGCGTGA
- a CDS encoding LysR family transcriptional regulator, translating into MLHDLQTVTVFVAVAEARSFRVAADRLGVTRSAVSQAVRKLENRIGVALLLRTTRSVSLTEAGKRLYDAVSPALGEVDAAVRVAGDRRARPSGLLRLAVSSIAEDFLSGPLLASFLEAHPDIRLDVVVTDVEFDIVAEGYDAGVRLGEVIAQDMVVVPVSESQRQLVVASPSYLARHGVPGHPHELSGHRCIGWRADPGLPPYRWEFGTEGHEFAVAVEPEATTNDMWLMIRLACAGAGLTFGMEATFRPFIDRGELVPVLQEYSPSFPGFYLYFPSRRHLAPKLRALVDHLRRWRHDAEAA; encoded by the coding sequence ATGCTTCATGACCTGCAGACCGTGACTGTCTTCGTCGCCGTGGCTGAAGCCCGCAGCTTCCGCGTCGCGGCCGACCGGCTCGGGGTCACCCGCTCAGCGGTCAGCCAAGCGGTTCGCAAGCTGGAAAACAGGATCGGCGTGGCGTTGTTGTTGCGCACGACGCGAAGCGTCAGCCTCACCGAAGCCGGAAAGCGGCTCTACGACGCCGTTTCCCCCGCTTTGGGGGAGGTGGACGCAGCGGTGCGGGTGGCCGGAGACCGGCGCGCGCGGCCAAGCGGCCTGTTGCGGCTCGCCGTTTCTTCCATCGCGGAGGATTTTCTGTCGGGCCCGCTGCTGGCGTCCTTTCTGGAAGCTCATCCTGACATCCGGCTTGATGTCGTGGTCACGGACGTGGAATTCGATATTGTCGCCGAAGGGTATGACGCGGGCGTGCGGCTGGGCGAGGTGATCGCGCAGGACATGGTCGTGGTGCCGGTGTCGGAAAGCCAGCGGCAGCTGGTGGTGGCATCGCCGTCCTACCTCGCGCGTCACGGCGTGCCAGGGCATCCGCACGAATTGTCCGGGCACCGCTGCATCGGCTGGAGGGCTGATCCCGGCCTGCCGCCATACCGATGGGAATTTGGCACCGAAGGGCATGAATTCGCCGTTGCCGTGGAGCCGGAAGCCACCACCAATGACATGTGGCTGATGATCCGCCTGGCTTGCGCGGGCGCGGGGCTGACCTTCGGAATGGAGGCGACCTTCCGCCCCTTCATCGACCGCGGCGAACTGGTGCCCGTGCTGCAGGAGTACAGCCCGAGCTTTCCAGGATTTTACCTGTACTTCCCCAGCCGCAGGCACCTGGCCCCCAAGCTGCGCGCGCTCGTGGACCACCTGCGCCGATGGCGCCACGACGCTGAAGCAGCTTGA
- a CDS encoding SDR family oxidoreductase, with protein MDKVVLITGASSGIGAGIAREMAKTGAKLVLGARRLDRLDALARELTAAGGTVLTRRLDVTDRASMQAFADAARAAWGRVDVIVNNAGIMPLSLMASMKVEEWDRMVDVNIKGVLYGIAAVLPEMTARGSGHVINIASIGALAVSPTAAVYCATKHAVRAVSDGLRQENTALRVTCIHPGVVESELASTITDPVAAEAMATYRAIALKPDAIGRAVRFAVEQPEDVDVNEIVVRPTASRH; from the coding sequence ATGGACAAGGTCGTGCTGATCACGGGTGCCTCCAGTGGCATCGGCGCGGGCATTGCCCGCGAAATGGCGAAGACGGGGGCCAAGCTAGTCCTTGGCGCGCGGCGCCTGGACCGGCTGGACGCCCTGGCGCGGGAACTCACGGCAGCGGGCGGAACCGTGCTGACCCGGCGGCTCGACGTCACGGACCGGGCCAGCATGCAGGCCTTCGCCGATGCGGCGCGGGCCGCCTGGGGGCGCGTGGACGTCATCGTGAACAATGCCGGCATCATGCCGCTGTCACTGATGGCTTCCATGAAGGTGGAGGAATGGGACCGGATGGTGGACGTCAACATCAAGGGCGTCCTGTACGGCATCGCCGCCGTGCTGCCCGAGATGACGGCGCGTGGCTCGGGGCATGTGATCAACATCGCCTCGATCGGCGCCCTGGCGGTTTCGCCGACCGCGGCCGTGTACTGCGCGACGAAGCATGCCGTGCGGGCGGTGTCGGACGGGCTGCGGCAGGAAAACACGGCGCTGCGCGTGACCTGCATCCATCCGGGCGTGGTGGAAAGCGAGCTGGCGTCGACGATCACCGATCCCGTGGCGGCCGAGGCGATGGCGACCTACCGCGCCATCGCCCTGAAGCCGGACGCCATCGGCCGCGCGGTGCGCTTCGCGGTGGAGCAGCCGGAGGACGTGGACGTGAACGAGATCGTCGTCCGCCCCACCGCCTCGCGCCATTGA
- a CDS encoding ABC transporter substrate-binding protein, with amino-acid sequence MMGRNWRIAAAAVLLGTAATAARAADLRMGVSAFPLSVDPHFYNGIGDRNLSLHLFSRLVEQKGDMSLAPGLAAEWKLVNDTVWEFTLREGVTWSDGKPLTPEDVVFSLTRSANIPNSPLGYAPFTRDIASVEVAGPRTVRIVTKQPSPILPVNMSALSIVAKHAAEGKDSGEFDNAAVSTGTGPFRLVSFARNDRAVLERNPAFWGEKPEWDRVEMRFIANEGARSAALLAGDVDLIDAPSRNDLPRLRQDERFRVVSTPGNRSIMLLPNVIAEGGSPEATDNDGKPLAQNPLRDLRVRQALSLGIDRKGLAERVLEGTAQAAGQFMWPGAYSFTPDIQTPPFDQARAKALLAEAGFPAGFRLTLSAFADRPDFRTVAQAIAQMWTRMGVRTEVNAVPAAVYLGRGAKHEYLMPFFSWGISTGEAGYVLNNIFTTMDSQTGAGPANWGGYSNPALDALIARAQSTMDDAAREALLVQGQKAVADDVAAIQLYQLVNFWATRRGVAYGARQDQRTVATSAHSVR; translated from the coding sequence ATGATGGGACGGAACTGGCGCATCGCCGCCGCGGCGGTGCTGTTGGGCACGGCGGCGACGGCCGCGCGGGCCGCCGACCTGCGGATGGGCGTCAGCGCCTTTCCGCTGTCCGTCGATCCGCACTTCTACAACGGCATCGGCGACCGCAACCTGTCCCTGCACCTGTTCAGCCGCCTGGTGGAGCAGAAGGGCGACATGTCGCTCGCGCCCGGCCTCGCCGCCGAATGGAAGCTCGTGAACGACACGGTGTGGGAGTTCACGCTGCGCGAGGGCGTCACCTGGTCGGACGGCAAGCCGCTGACGCCGGAGGACGTGGTATTCTCGTTGACGCGTTCGGCCAACATCCCGAACAGCCCGCTGGGCTACGCGCCGTTTACCCGTGACATCGCCAGCGTCGAGGTGGCGGGGCCGCGCACGGTGCGCATCGTCACCAAGCAGCCCTCCCCGATCCTGCCGGTCAACATGAGCGCGCTGTCCATCGTCGCGAAGCACGCGGCCGAGGGCAAGGATAGCGGCGAGTTCGACAACGCGGCCGTCTCCACCGGCACCGGCCCGTTCCGCCTCGTGTCCTTTGCCCGCAACGACCGTGCGGTGCTGGAGCGCAATCCAGCCTTCTGGGGCGAGAAGCCCGAATGGGACCGGGTGGAGATGCGCTTCATCGCCAACGAGGGCGCGCGCAGCGCCGCGCTGCTGGCCGGCGACGTGGACCTGATCGACGCGCCCAGCCGCAACGACCTGCCGCGCCTGCGCCAGGACGAGCGGTTCCGCGTGGTGTCCACGCCCGGCAACCGCTCCATCATGCTGCTGCCCAACGTCATCGCCGAGGGCGGTTCCCCGGAGGCCACCGACAACGACGGCAAGCCGCTGGCGCAAAACCCGTTGCGGGACCTGCGGGTGCGGCAGGCCCTGTCGCTCGGTATCGACCGCAAGGGACTGGCCGAGCGGGTGCTGGAAGGCACCGCGCAGGCCGCCGGGCAGTTCATGTGGCCGGGCGCCTATTCCTTCACGCCGGACATCCAGACCCCGCCCTTCGACCAGGCCCGCGCCAAGGCGCTGCTGGCCGAGGCGGGGTTCCCCGCCGGCTTCCGCCTGACGCTGAGCGCCTTTGCCGACCGCCCGGACTTCCGCACCGTCGCGCAGGCCATCGCGCAGATGTGGACCCGCATGGGCGTGCGGACGGAGGTCAATGCCGTGCCGGCGGCGGTGTACCTCGGGCGCGGCGCCAAGCACGAATACCTGATGCCGTTCTTCAGCTGGGGCATCAGCACGGGCGAAGCCGGCTATGTGCTGAACAACATCTTCACCACCATGGACAGCCAGACCGGCGCGGGGCCCGCCAATTGGGGTGGCTATTCCAACCCGGCGCTGGACGCGCTGATCGCGCGGGCGCAATCGACCATGGATGACGCGGCGCGGGAGGCGCTGCTGGTCCAGGGCCAGAAGGCCGTGGCCGACGACGTGGCGGCGATCCAGCTCTACCAGCTCGTCAACTTCTGGGCGACGCGGCGCGGCGTGGCCTACGGGGCCCGGCAGGACCAGCGCACGGTAGCCACCAGCGCGCATTCCGTGCGCTAA
- a CDS encoding tripartite tricarboxylate transporter substrate binding protein has product MSRRDVMLALAATGLAPAAWAQPAWPSRPVQMIVPFPPGGQADVTARPVAAALERVFAQAVPVVNRPGAGGILGTSSVSRAAPDGYTALMALSSHAVLPESERIQDRVPAYTTEQFAPVARITADPTVLLVPADAPWRSVADLVADARRRPGAITFGSAGNYSTLHVAMAMFTGAAGIDLLHVPFQGGGPALTAMLSGTIHALASGPGPALPHLREGRLRALASWGQERLPALPEVPTFIKLGYPDVEFYIWTAVFLPAGTPAPVRERLRTALRDLCARDEGLRRALDAAGSPVAFQEGEAFEAFFQADSARLIQAVRRIGKVD; this is encoded by the coding sequence TTGTCTCGTCGCGACGTGATGCTGGCGCTGGCCGCCACGGGTTTAGCGCCGGCTGCCTGGGCGCAGCCCGCCTGGCCCAGCCGGCCCGTGCAGATGATCGTGCCCTTTCCACCCGGCGGTCAGGCGGATGTCACGGCCCGCCCGGTGGCCGCGGCGCTGGAGCGGGTTTTCGCTCAGGCGGTGCCGGTGGTGAACCGCCCCGGCGCGGGCGGTATCCTGGGCACCAGCAGCGTGTCCCGCGCGGCGCCGGATGGCTACACGGCGCTGATGGCGCTGTCGTCCCACGCCGTGCTGCCGGAAAGCGAGCGCATCCAGGACCGCGTGCCGGCCTATACCACCGAGCAGTTCGCCCCCGTGGCACGCATCACCGCCGACCCCACGGTGCTGCTGGTGCCGGCGGACGCGCCCTGGCGCAGCGTGGCCGACCTTGTGGCGGACGCCAGGCGGCGGCCCGGCGCCATCACCTTCGGCTCGGCCGGCAATTATTCCACCTTGCACGTGGCCATGGCGATGTTCACCGGCGCGGCCGGGATTGACCTGCTGCACGTGCCCTTCCAGGGCGGCGGCCCGGCGCTGACGGCCATGCTGTCGGGCACCATCCACGCGCTGGCCTCCGGCCCCGGCCCGGCCCTGCCGCACCTGCGCGAAGGGCGCCTGCGGGCGCTGGCGTCCTGGGGCCAGGAGCGGCTGCCCGCCCTGCCGGAAGTGCCGACCTTTATCAAGCTCGGCTATCCGGACGTCGAATTCTACATCTGGACCGCCGTGTTCCTGCCCGCCGGCACGCCGGCGCCCGTGCGGGAGCGCCTGCGCACCGCGCTGCGCGATCTCTGTGCGCGGGACGAGGGGCTGCGGCGTGCGCTGGATGCCGCCGGCAGCCCCGTCGCCTTCCAGGAAGGCGAGGCCTTCGAGGCGTTCTTCCAGGCCGACAGCGCCCGCCTGATCCAGGCCGTGCGGCGCATCGGCAAAGTCGATTAA
- a CDS encoding FadR/GntR family transcriptional regulator produces MSQQITERRGALALRDLLTEELRNDRWPVGSRLPTERELGARYGVARNTVRRALDALEAEGMIIRHVGRGTFRSAPAGGAPAVEEALSPADVVECRLMLEPEMIALAVARATQADIARMVDCLRGTDVAGNLAEFEQWDAALHDAFALATHNGAVIAMSRSLARVRERTDWGQLKARGNTAERRAALQEHHHAMVDAVRQRDKAEARRAMRTHILFVQGYMFGDDA; encoded by the coding sequence GTGTCACAGCAGATCACGGAACGCAGGGGGGCGCTGGCGCTGCGTGACCTCCTGACCGAGGAATTGCGCAACGACCGCTGGCCGGTCGGCAGCCGGCTGCCAACGGAGCGTGAGCTCGGCGCCCGCTACGGCGTTGCCCGCAACACCGTGCGGCGGGCGCTGGACGCGCTTGAGGCGGAAGGCATGATCATTCGCCATGTCGGGCGCGGCACCTTCCGCAGCGCCCCGGCCGGCGGCGCGCCGGCGGTGGAGGAGGCGCTCAGCCCCGCCGACGTGGTGGAGTGCCGGCTGATGCTGGAGCCGGAGATGATCGCTCTCGCCGTGGCCCGTGCCACCCAGGCCGACATCGCGCGCATGGTGGACTGCCTGCGCGGCACCGACGTTGCCGGCAACCTTGCGGAATTCGAGCAATGGGATGCCGCGTTGCACGACGCCTTCGCGCTCGCCACCCACAACGGTGCCGTGATCGCCATGTCACGCTCGCTGGCCCGGGTCCGGGAGCGGACCGATTGGGGGCAGCTCAAGGCCCGCGGCAACACGGCGGAGCGCCGGGCCGCCTTGCAGGAGCACCACCACGCCATGGTGGATGCGGTCCGGCAGCGCGACAAGGCCGAAGCGCGGCGCGCGATGCGCACGCATATCTTGTTCGTCCAGGGCTACATGTTCGGCGACGACGCGTAA
- a CDS encoding MarR family winged helix-turn-helix transcriptional regulator — protein MPRRTDDIHPQAAIAPGYLANHAARVFNRRVDAALRPSGLTLALIGPVLLLSWKGPMLQRDLVRASAVKQPAMVALLDKLEAMALITRTPSATDRRAALVRLTEQGQDAARIGGQALIAANEHGLRGFSVEDAARLVALLQRLIDNFQQDDVTLHHA, from the coding sequence ATGCCCCGCAGAACCGACGACATCCATCCGCAGGCCGCCATCGCACCGGGCTACCTCGCCAACCACGCGGCCCGTGTGTTCAACCGCCGCGTGGACGCGGCCCTGCGGCCCTCCGGCCTGACGCTCGCGCTGATCGGGCCGGTCCTGCTGCTGTCCTGGAAGGGGCCGATGCTGCAGCGCGACCTCGTGCGGGCATCGGCGGTGAAGCAGCCCGCCATGGTGGCCCTGCTGGACAAGCTGGAGGCCATGGCGCTGATCACGCGCACGCCCTCGGCCACGGACCGGCGGGCGGCGCTGGTGCGGCTGACCGAGCAGGGGCAGGACGCCGCCCGGATCGGTGGCCAGGCACTGATCGCGGCCAACGAGCACGGCCTGCGCGGCTTTTCCGTCGAGGATGCCGCCCGGCTGGTCGCCCTGCTGCAACGGCTGATCGACAATTTCCAGCAGGACGATGTAACATTACATCATGCATGA
- a CDS encoding dihydroorotate dehydrogenase → MTDMSVEVGGLRLANPVMPASGTFAEGLGAAVDLDRIGALVTKTITRELRDGNPLPRVAEVAGGMLNAIGIPSKGIPYLLEQTLPLLRQWSPPLVVSISAPTAEGFASLAAEISVPGVAAIEANISCPNIEEDGKAFAMRTASTEAVVRQLRAATALPLWVKLTPNTGDIAEVARAAEGSGADALVVANTVLAMAIDLQTFRPRLGNVMGGLSGPAIKPMILRQVYQCARAVRTPVIGCGGISTAADAAEYMLAGAAAVQVGTATFVNSRAMIEVIEGLDRFCEARGIARVSDLTGALRHEEADEDDLSWVSPAP, encoded by the coding sequence GTGACCGACATGTCCGTAGAGGTCGGCGGGCTGCGGCTGGCCAACCCCGTGATGCCGGCGTCCGGCACCTTCGCCGAGGGTCTGGGCGCGGCGGTGGACCTGGACCGCATCGGCGCCTTGGTCACCAAGACCATCACGCGCGAGCTGCGGGACGGCAACCCGCTGCCCCGCGTGGCCGAGGTGGCGGGCGGCATGCTGAATGCCATCGGCATCCCGTCCAAGGGCATTCCCTACCTGCTGGAGCAGACCCTGCCGCTGCTGCGGCAATGGAGCCCGCCGCTGGTGGTCTCCATCTCCGCGCCCACCGCCGAGGGCTTCGCCTCGCTGGCCGCCGAGATCAGCGTGCCCGGGGTCGCGGCCATCGAGGCCAACATCTCCTGTCCCAACATCGAGGAGGACGGCAAGGCCTTCGCCATGCGCACCGCCTCCACGGAAGCGGTGGTGCGCCAGTTGCGGGCGGCGACCGCGCTGCCGCTCTGGGTCAAGCTCACCCCCAACACCGGCGACATCGCCGAGGTGGCCCGCGCGGCCGAAGGGTCGGGCGCCGACGCCCTGGTGGTCGCCAACACCGTGCTGGCCATGGCGATCGACCTGCAAACCTTCCGGCCGCGCCTGGGCAACGTCATGGGCGGCCTGTCCGGCCCCGCCATCAAGCCAATGATCCTGCGCCAGGTGTATCAATGCGCCCGGGCCGTGCGGACCCCCGTGATCGGCTGCGGTGGCATCAGCACGGCGGCGGACGCGGCCGAATACATGCTGGCCGGCGCGGCCGCCGTGCAGGTGGGCACCGCCACCTTCGTCAACAGCCGCGCCATGATCGAGGTGATCGAAGGCCTGGACCGTTTCTGCGAGGCACGGGGCATCGCCCGCGTTTCCGACCTGACCGGCGCCCTGCGCCATGAGGAAGCCGACGAGGACGACCTGTCATGGGTGTCCCCCGCGCCATGA
- a CDS encoding orotate phosphoribosyltransferase → MRDPATEAGAAMARLLLEAGAVQVSADRSFVLASGWASPVYVDCRRLIGMPGPRARATELALDFIRRRFGDAPPFDAVAGGETAGIPWASWIADRLGLPLLYVRKRPLGFGRSAQVEGGAPDGARVLLVDDLATDAASKVAFAKGLRTAGMRLSDALVLFHNRAFPGWHERLLRLDLSLHALASWDDVLRLPADDPLLPPADRQVIERFLRDPAGWSADHGGRSAPMQPPL, encoded by the coding sequence ATGCGTGACCCAGCAACCGAGGCCGGCGCGGCCATGGCCCGCCTGCTGCTGGAAGCCGGGGCGGTCCAGGTCAGCGCGGACCGCTCCTTCGTGCTCGCATCCGGCTGGGCCAGCCCGGTCTACGTCGATTGCCGGCGGCTGATCGGCATGCCCGGGCCCCGCGCCCGCGCGACGGAACTGGCGCTGGACTTCATCCGTCGGCGCTTCGGCGATGCCCCGCCCTTTGATGCCGTGGCGGGTGGCGAGACTGCCGGCATCCCCTGGGCATCCTGGATCGCCGACCGGCTCGGCCTGCCGCTGCTCTACGTGCGCAAGCGCCCGCTCGGCTTCGGCCGCAGCGCACAGGTGGAAGGCGGGGCGCCGGACGGCGCGCGGGTGCTGCTGGTCGACGATCTGGCGACGGACGCCGCCAGCAAGGTCGCCTTCGCCAAGGGGTTGCGGACTGCCGGCATGCGCCTGTCCGACGCGCTGGTGCTGTTTCACAACCGCGCCTTTCCGGGCTGGCACGAGCGCCTGCTCCGGCTGGACCTGTCGCTGCACGCGCTGGCGAGCTGGGACGACGTGCTGCGGCTGCCGGCGGACGACCCCCTGCTGCCGCCGGCCGACAGGCAGGTCATCGAGCGGTTTCTCCGCGACCCGGCCGGCTGGTCGGCCGACCATGGCGGCCGCTCGGCGCCCATGCAGCCGCCGCTGTAA
- a CDS encoding FAD-dependent monooxygenase: MSRRVLISGASVAGNTAAWWLGRLGWDVTVVERAPAFRDGGQNVDVRGVGREVLRRMGLEQAALDQGTGEQGTAWVEADGKVVAEFITAEMGGDGPTAEMEILRGDLARLLYDGARPHARFRFGDTIARIDDGAGGAVVAFSGGATERFDLVIVAEGVGSRTREMVFPGGNDPRWMDLTIAYFTIPRTADDDRMWRWYNATQGRSVSLRPDAHGTTRANLSIQQRPNGAHEWDTDRQKAYLHQRFADAGWQAERVLAGMDGTADFYFDVLRQVRMKRWSKGRVVLTGDAAWCATPLAGIGTTLAVTGAYVLAAELQRADDLTLALDAYEAAMRPMVEKGQGIPKIAPRMMNPHSCFGIRLLHRALRFASRPSVRQTAGKLFAGGPKGPDLSNYPDRPVPAG; the protein is encoded by the coding sequence ATGTCCCGTCGTGTTCTGATCTCCGGTGCCAGCGTCGCCGGCAACACCGCCGCCTGGTGGCTGGGCCGACTGGGGTGGGACGTGACGGTGGTGGAACGCGCACCCGCCTTCCGTGACGGCGGCCAGAATGTCGACGTGCGGGGCGTCGGGCGCGAGGTGCTGCGCCGCATGGGCCTGGAACAGGCGGCGCTGGACCAGGGCACCGGTGAACAGGGGACGGCCTGGGTGGAGGCCGACGGCAAGGTGGTGGCGGAATTTATCACGGCGGAGATGGGCGGCGATGGCCCAACCGCGGAGATGGAGATCCTGCGCGGCGACCTGGCGCGCCTGCTGTATGACGGCGCGCGCCCGCATGCGCGGTTCCGCTTCGGGGACACCATCGCGCGGATCGACGATGGCGCCGGCGGTGCCGTCGTCGCCTTCAGCGGCGGCGCGACGGAACGCTTCGATCTGGTGATCGTCGCGGAAGGCGTGGGGTCGCGCACGCGGGAGATGGTGTTTCCCGGTGGCAATGACCCGCGCTGGATGGACCTGACGATCGCCTACTTCACGATCCCACGCACCGCGGATGATGACCGGATGTGGCGCTGGTACAATGCGACCCAGGGCCGCAGTGTCTCGCTGCGGCCTGACGCGCACGGCACAACGCGCGCGAACCTGTCCATCCAGCAGCGGCCGAACGGCGCCCATGAGTGGGACACGGACCGCCAGAAGGCGTATCTCCACCAGCGCTTCGCCGATGCCGGCTGGCAGGCGGAGCGCGTCCTGGCCGGCATGGACGGCACCGCCGATTTTTATTTCGACGTGCTGCGGCAGGTCCGGATGAAGCGCTGGTCCAAGGGCCGTGTGGTGCTGACCGGCGATGCCGCCTGGTGCGCCACGCCGCTCGCCGGCATCGGCACCACGCTGGCGGTCACCGGTGCTTACGTGCTGGCTGCTGAATTGCAGCGGGCCGACGATCTGACCCTCGCCCTGGACGCTTATGAGGCCGCCATGCGGCCCATGGTGGAAAAGGGCCAGGGCATTCCCAAGATCGCGCCGCGCATGATGAACCCGCATAGCTGCTTCGGCATCCGCCTGCTGCACCGGGCGTTGCGCTTCGCGAGCCGGCCATCGGTCCGCCAGACCGCCGGCAAGCTCTTCGCGGGCGGGCCGAAGGGGCCGGACCTGTCCAACTATCCCGACCGGCCGGTCCCGGCGGGCTGA
- a CDS encoding fumarylacetoacetate hydrolase family protein, whose protein sequence is MKLAMVRRSGSPCLARVDQSGTRFWPVAELGSGLPPDMAGLIAALSAGATLAEPAGEGTPLEPADLLAPLPNPPRNIFCVGKNYFAHAKEFAGSGYDSSSTSAADAIPKAPIIFTKPSTSISGPWDDIPLVAGLDAEVDYEAELAVVIGRGGRCIPKAQAMEHVFGYTVVNDVTARDLQGKHKQWLLGKGIDGFCPMGPWIVTADELSASAMRVTCSVNGEKRQDAVTADLIFDIPTLIETISLSMALLPGDVIATGTPEGVGIGFKPPRFLRHGDVVECAIGGIGTIRNTLRQASMAELRGAA, encoded by the coding sequence ATGAAGCTTGCGATGGTGCGGCGGTCCGGCTCACCCTGCCTTGCGCGTGTCGACCAGTCGGGAACGCGTTTCTGGCCAGTCGCCGAGCTTGGTTCCGGCTTGCCGCCGGATATGGCCGGGCTGATCGCCGCACTGAGCGCCGGTGCCACGCTGGCCGAGCCGGCGGGCGAGGGCACGCCACTGGAGCCGGCGGACCTGCTGGCACCCCTGCCGAACCCGCCGCGCAACATCTTTTGTGTCGGCAAGAACTACTTCGCGCACGCAAAGGAATTCGCCGGCAGCGGCTACGACTCCTCCTCCACCAGCGCCGCCGACGCCATCCCGAAGGCGCCGATCATCTTCACCAAGCCGTCCACCTCCATTTCCGGCCCCTGGGACGACATCCCCCTGGTAGCAGGCCTGGATGCCGAGGTGGATTACGAGGCGGAGCTGGCGGTGGTGATCGGCCGCGGCGGGCGCTGCATCCCGAAAGCCCAGGCCATGGAGCATGTCTTCGGCTACACCGTGGTCAACGATGTCACGGCGCGGGACCTGCAGGGCAAGCACAAGCAGTGGCTGCTGGGCAAGGGCATCGACGGCTTCTGCCCCATGGGGCCCTGGATCGTCACGGCCGATGAGCTGTCGGCCAGTGCCATGCGCGTCACCTGCAGCGTCAACGGTGAGAAGCGGCAGGACGCGGTGACCGCCGACCTGATCTTCGACATCCCGACGCTGATCGAGACCATCTCGCTCAGCATGGCGCTGCTGCCGGGCGATGTGATCGCGACCGGCACGCCGGAAGGGGTGGGCATCGGCTTCAAGCCACCGCGCTTCCTGCGTCACGGCGACGTGGTGGAATGCGCGATCGGGGGCATCGGCACCATCCGCAACACCCTGCGCCAGGCAAGCATGGCAGAGCTGCGCGGCGCCGCCTGA